One Thiocapsa sp. genomic window, GAGACCTGCCGGCTCCCCTGCCCTCTGAGAGGCAACCGGAGATCGCCTGATACTGCCGAGCAGGCGCACTGAGGTCAATACCTTTGATAAACTTCCACTCGTTGCACACTTTGATAAACTGTCGCAATATAAGCAGTCCGACAAGGCCCCCGGCCGTGTCAGAAGTCCACCCCTGCCGGAATTATGTGGAGCTCTGAAGATGTACGAAGCCTTTTTTAATCTCCGCGAGAAGCCATTCTCACTTCTCCCGGATCCAGGCTTCTTGTTCATGAGCCAAAAACACCAAGAGGCTCTGACGCTACTCGAATATGGTTTGTTGAATCAAGCCGGCTTCATCGTCCTTACCGGCGAAATCGGATCCGGGAAGACCACGCTGATGCGTTATTTACTCGAGCGACTCGATAAAGACGTCATCGTCGGTCTTATCTCTCACACCCATAAGTCACTAGGTAACCTTAATCATTGGATTTGCTCGGCATTCGACATCCGCCCCACCGGAGACAGCAAACTCGACCTTCACAGTGCGATCATCGACTTCCTCATTGATCGCTATTCCAAAGGGAAGCGAGTTCTTCTTATCGTCGACGAGGCACAAAATCTGGGCGTTGAGAAGCTGGAAGAGCTTCGTCTTTTATCAAATATAAACGCCGAAAAAGATCTTATCTTACAGCTTATGCTCCTAGGGCAACCACAGCTGCGCGATCTATTGCAACATCCTGACCTGGAGCAATTCGTCCAGCGCGTATCCGCATCGTATCATCTTGGCCGACTCGACGCTGAAGAAACCGAGCACTACATCGAGCATCGTATATTCGTTGCCGGCGGAAAACGCCCAATCTTCACAAAAGATGCTTGCCGTGCCGTTCATCATTACAGCGGCGGGATTCCACGCATTATCAACCTGCTTTGCGATACCTCGCTGGTCTATGCGTACGGCGCCGGTGAGAAGCGGGTCACAGGCGCAGCGATCGATGATTTCGTTTCATCGCATGCACCACATTTACTGATACCGATCGCGGGTGACACACAGCGCCCTAAACGGCCGGAGGGATCGCGAGAAGACGACACACTCAACGAGGCCACTTGGGCCGACGGCACCCCCCTCGAGGAAGGGATCTCCGAACTTCGCGAGGTCGCAATCGAGCCAGGATCACAGGACCAGGCCGAAGCCCACGCGATGCCATTGCCGCCCGGATCGTGGCCTGCGGCGCCCTCGCCTGCCCCGACCGGACAGCCTTCTCGCCTTCCCGAAACTGACCTTGTTATTTCCAAGGTTCTGAAAAATGATGTAAAGGAGACGATTCCAGATCAGGACAATCCGTTTTTCGTACTGGCGCAGCCCCCACAGCCAACGATTGAGAAACGCCCAAACAGGGTTCCCCGCACCCTCGCAGCCATCTCGCTCCTACTCATCATGGGCCTCGCAACCCTCTGGTTTGGAGGAACGACCACCAGCGAGAACATTCGAACACGTATCCTGTCCTGGTTTATGCCGACGCAGCCCCCGTCGAACAATCCCGCCACGATTCCGGAGAACGCGGAGTCATCTCAAACCGAGATCCCGGCTTCATCGGCCTCGACCAACCCCCTCGTCGAGAGCACCGTTGAGCCCCCCCAAACAGAAGTTGAGCCCCCCCAGATAGAGCCGGCGCAGGGAACCGAGATGGCGTTCGGTGAAGACTCCGAATTAGGGACGGTCGCGGCCCCAGGATCAGAAGGAACCACTGTCGATTCACCGGCACTCATCCCGGGGACTTTGCGCGCACAGACAGACACAGCATCGACACCGACAGAGGCGGAAGTCGTCAACAGCGAGGAAATACCGGCAATCCCGGACCCCTTGGCAACAGAGGTCCAGGAATTAGCGCGGCCGGAACCCTCGACACGCGAACTAGGCGCGATGCGATCCGGATCACCTGAGAACGACGCGTCTCCGCCGGAGGTCTCCTCGCGCGACCAGCTGACGGAAGTGGAAACGACACTACGCAACCTATCCCTTGAGCTGGAATGGGAGGAGGACGACCGACTCGTTGCCAATCTCGGACAATCCGTACAATTCGATGATGGGAGTACAGAGCTCGATGCGCCCGCTGCCGAAAGAATAAGCGAGATCGCGAAGCTACTGAAGGACCACGAAAATATACGGATCCATGTTGTTGGCCATACAGACAGCTCAGGCCGCCAAAGCGTCAACCGATGGCTTTCTGATCGCCGCGCCGATGTCGTGGCGCGATTCCTTCTAGACCGAGGCATCTCCCCTGAACGCGTAACCCATGAGGGAAGAGGTCAAACCGAGCTCAAATTCAATACCGCTCAGGAGAACATCCAGGGTCCGTGGATCAATCGGCGCATCGAGCTTGAACTTCTTGCAAAGCCGCGCTGAGGGAACTCGCGACCCGGAATCTACTCCTTCCCGCCGGCGATTGTTCCGCGATAGATGTCAATTAGCCGACTATTGCGCTGCGCACTAATAAAGTACCTTTCGATCCGCGCCCTTCCCGCGCGTCCCATCACAGGCCACAGCTCCCGTTGTTCGATCAAATACGCCCGTCGATCCGCCATACCCAACACATTACGCTCCCGGACGAGAAAACTCGAAACGCCGTCTTATACCAACTCAGGTATACGACCGTAGCAAAATGCTGACCACTGGAACCGCATGCTATCGCCTCATTAAGCACATTCCGTCTACCCTCCTGAGCGTGATCCTTTCCCGATAAAAGTGTCAGACAGTTTAGGAAATATATTCACAAACACCGCGACTACAAAGACGGGTTTCCTTTTCAGGAGCTTGAGTTGGCCATGCCCCTAAAGAGTTCATTTCGCTCAAGGAGTTCGTCGAAAGTACCGTTGTCGACGATTCGCCCATTCTGCATCACACAAATGAAATCGCACTGCTTCACGGTTGTGAGTCGGTGCGCGATGATGAGGATCGTCTTGCTACCCGAGAAATCGTGAATAGCATCCATCACGAGACGTTCTGTAATACCGTCAAGGGCCGCCGTCGCTTCGTCCAGAATCAATACGTCTGTGCCGTGATATAACGCCCGGGCAATGCCGATGCGTTGCGCTTGCCCCCCGCTGAGCTGAACGCCACGCTCGCCTACCCTTGTGTTTGCTCCCTCCGGCAATGACAGAATAAGCTCATCGAGATGAGCCATGCGTATCGCAGCCTGGACGCGCTCTTCATCAATCTGTTCCGTCGGCAGACCGAAGGCGATATTCTCTCGGATGCTCGCGTTCGAAAGAAAAATCCTTTGCGGGACGAACCCTAGACTGTCTTGCCAGCCACGCTTGTTATTCTGTGTCAGTTCCTTTTCATCAATATAGATTCGGCCTGACTCAGGTTCAACCAAGGCTAAAAGCAAGTCGATAAGGGTTGATTTGCCCGCTCCCGAGGGACCAACGAGTCCGACCACCTTTCTCGCCGGGATTGTTAGATCCAGCCGATCCACAGCAAGATCTTGCTTACCGGGGTAGCGGAAGCAGACATTCTCGAAGCGGACTCCAACCTTGAGTGGAATCGGAGTTCCCCTACTACCGACTTTGCCTGAACTCCGGGCACCAAAACCAGGATCGGACAGACTCGCCAGTAGGTCACCCTCGATTGCGCGGAAAGCCGGCAAAGCGCCTTGTATCTTTGTCGTAAACAAATACATTTGCTGGAAAGCAGGCAGCAATTTGAATGCAGCAAACGCATAAACAGCCAAAAGCGGAAGTGCTGATCCGAGCTCACCATCCCGGGTGTACAAGACATACAGCACCAGTGATATCATCAGACCGAACGCCACGAGCTGAATCAAATACTTCGGTGTAACACCAAGCGTATCTTGTTGTACCTTGATATCCGCGACCACGAGGCTTAGTTTTCGATGAGAGCTAACGAAAGTTTCCTGACGGCCGAGCAGTATCACGTCCTTGATGCCACCAAATCCTTCAGCCATAATTTTCCACAAGGTCTTGTTGACCTCGCCGAGCCGCTTTCCTCCACCCTTGAGCCGGCCACGGACCGTTCTAAAAATAATCAAGTAAGTTAGGCCGAAAATCACGAACCCAAAGGCCGCGACTGCAGGATCAGTGACGATGAGTCCTGCGATCATCGTAAGGGAGAATACCGCCGAAGCGTTAGCACGGAGTAGCGGCGCGATCACGTTCTGGCTGACCCGCGACGCTTCACTTACGGCTCTGTTGAATAATACATTACTGGGGGTTACTGCATGGTATAGCCAAGGACGGTTCAGATAGTAGGAGAAAAGGCGATTGCTCAGATCGGCATGAAATCGATGAGAGTATCGTGCGGTTACATAATTTCCAAAAATAGACACCAGGGTTGAGAGGCTTAGAACTATAAGCACGCTCACCCCCAAATAGATCAGGAACTGATTCGACGACTGCGCTCCCGACCACTGATACAGCGTTGCCAAAATGCCCTGTTGATCGATGCGCGACGGGTCAGCGACGATCGCAATAAACGGAGCAATGGAAATAATTCCTATTATCTCCGAGAATGCCATCAAAATAGCCAAAAATTGAAACTTTACTAATTGCCAGCGCTGTGCCGGCGATAGAACATTTTTTAGATCACGCAGCAATCGGATAATCTTAAACATTCATTTAAATCCATTCTTTCAGAACCCAGCTTACTCATACAAAGTAAGCCGAGACATTAGGTTGCGCCGAGCTGCTAACTGAGAAGATCCGGCCATCAACGCAGAACCATTTGGCGCAGCAGCCGTGATGCCAAGCTCGCGACCACTCCGGACACGGGTGTTGCAGAAGCATGATGACCATGCAATTGTTATCGCTCCGCGCACGGTTCGCACTCACCACCAGAACGTCAATCTGTAAAGTAGTATAGTAATAGGCTGCGGATGTCCTCCAGCTCCCGGAGCTTCTTCACGCTCTATACGTCGAACCTTGGTGACGGCAGCGTAAGGATGGCCGGCTCCCCCCTCGGCATTCGTTACGTGCATGCCCATTGATAAGGGTTCCGAGCTCTATTCAGGCGGTTTGCGGAAAGGCCAACGCTTGGATATTCGGCCCGATCGCTTAACGACTACGCCGTTCAAGTGAATTTAGCCAGTGCCCGGCATCGTCAAGTGGACAAGCAACAAGTGAGGCTCTCGCCACACGCACCCTCACAGAGGCAATGTCGCCAATGTGGGTGCTGGGACGACGTTTCTCTGCCTCGGCACCCTCAAATCGATCGTTCGTATGCCGAGAAGTCCGGGCATCCTGTCATACACCTGTCACGTGAACCGTCTTCGACTAGGATCACTTGGCTCGTTTCGAGTTGCCTAAGTGCCTATTCGACCGATGAGATTTAAGAGTCGCTTAGCCTTGTAGGCGGGTCTGATGACCGGCAAGTTCATAGCGCTGTAGAACCGATCCGAGGAACTGGATGCCATGTTAAATCAGTCGTTAAACTCGTTGTACGAGGCACATCCACATCTGGCCCGACTTTGCGTTCAGACGCCGCAGATCTTACACCAGATTCGGCCTTCCGATCCACGAACACCTCGCAGCACTCCTTGCCGATCAAGACTCTGACGGGAAGGTGGCAGGTACGTGGTCGCTCGCAGGGCCACGAAAAATCCGAAGACATCGGTTAAGAATTGACCGTATCCGGCAGCGCTTCTAGTTGGTATCGAACCCTTAAATAATGGTCGTCTGCGACGGTGAGCTCGGGAGTCCATCCGCCTCGCATTGGCGACGGAGCTCGCCGCGGGAGGTGAGAGTCACACCCGCACAGGCGACTCCGAAGGCCTTGAACGCCTCGCATTCATTTGGAAAACCCAAATCGCATGTGGATTCAGAAGGCGCCCTGCCCGGGCTCGTGGAGCGCCGAAGGCCAAAACGCAGGATAACGCCGGACAACCCCGATCGTAGAGGTAAGCTTTTAGTCGCCTTCGCTTCAGGATCCCGACTTCCAATTTTTTGACCTACGCGAGACTGCTCTTGCAACCTGACCGCGGAGTGCACGAAAATCTGGAAAACATTCAACCGACCCCGCCCGCGGACCTAAAATAAGGGCAGAGAACACCTATGCTGAAGATACGGCAGTAGGAGTCGACGATGACACTCTACGACGGAATCGATCTCAAATAGTGTCGTTGCCTTGGCTCAAGATGACTACGCGGCGTAGCGCAAACGGTTGGCGGCCGACGAGGCGATCATGCTGGAATGCTTCGCACCGCATCCCAAGGGGATCACGGAATTCGTGTTGCACCCGCCGTAAAATTGTCACTGGCTCGCGGATGCGTTGCTGGACGCAGGCTATCCTGCACGTGTCCAAATGCGGCCAACGTCCCGGCGAACCGCCGGTGAGCCAGATAACGAGGGTCGGCGCACCGCCTCCAGATCTGATCGGCTGCCGCCGCATCGCCCACCAAGATCCGTCCGGCCTCAACGATTGTGCCCGAGACGCCTCTGCCATCGAGCCATTATAAGGTATGGACGGTGAAGCCGCGGCGCAAAGCCAGCGATCTGTGAAACCGCGGCCTGGCCGGGACCGGGCCGGTGCACCTCCTACGGACCAGCCCGGCCTTGCTCATGGGACCGACCAAGACCGCCGCAAATCTCGCGCGAAATTCCCGTAACCCACTGCTCCACTTGAAGAGGATTGCGGGCCCCTTCGAGCAGTGGGTAACCTTATGAATACGGCCGAGCAGCCCCACCGGGCATGCCTAAAAGGCTAACTAGCGCGGATCGGAGTCAATCCGCGACTTCCAACCAAGAGCGCGAACACGTTGGAGGTACCTACGTTGCACTTCCTGACCGACACGAGCGCGCGGTCCTCCGGGAAAATAGGCCATGCCATTGATTTGATTTTGCTAAATGCTGAACCCGGCTACGTGCACGAAGATCTGTTATCCTGCACCAGAAAGAAAATCGGGATCGCTCTTAGCAGAGAGGATAAATCCTGGGCTTATAGCACATCAAGAAGCAAACCATCCGCCTCCGTTGGTGCAGTTTTTGCATCCAGGGAATATCGTTTTTAATGAGGTTGCAAAATGATTGAAGTCATTTTAAAAAAGATTGGAAGAAAAATAAGATATCTATACAATAAATTGAAAACTTTCATTAATTACACATTAAAATACTGGAGATGGCGCTACCGCATAAAATATGGAAGATCGATTGATATATCAGATAACATGCATAAGGCCACTGTTATCATAAATAGTTATAATAGGGTAAAGAACATTCAACACATGGTTCAAGCTGCGTTGAAGTGTGATTTTGTTGAGAAAGTCATTATTTCGAATAACAACCCCCAGGTTCAGATTGAAAACTGGGTTAACGTTTCGGACGATAGACTACTACTCATTCAGCATAAATTCAGGAAGAGATGTCGGTATCGTTGGATAATAGCAGCAAAAACTCCTCGTCGATACTATATCGCCATTGATGACGATCTGTTCGTTTCCCCTGAACAATTAAAAAAATTATTTGAATCGCTTATCGACGACCCGAGTGTTCCTCATGGCATGTTCGGCTCTGTTTACATTTCCAATGATCCGAATAATGAAGAAATGTCATCCGCCTACTCATATTTTAATAGCAAGAATGTGACGGTCGATGTTTTACACCAGATATACGCGGTTACAGATGAACATGTTTCGAACTATTTCGACCTGTTAGCGAAAATCAGAGGAAATAATCGCGAGGTTAGCAAATTCTTAAGACGTATCGGTGACGATATCGTTATGAGCCATGCGGGCAGTGAACGTCCGAAAACACATGATTTTGGATTCGTTCTAGAGTGCGCTTCGCATAATCGTGCGGGATTGGCGACATTTCAAGATTTGGAGTTCTCTCAAAAGCGGATTAGGATATTTCGAGAAGTGAGAAGAACGGTACTTCAATACCGTTGGACGAATAAAAAAGAGCTAAGCTGAGTTTTCTTCTATGCCTATTCCGCGCATATCTATGTTTTCTACGACACCGAGCGCAATTACCGCTCCAAGACCGTACAGGAGTACCTAAAGGATTCGCCACTTAAGCTCGTGCTTCTTCCTCCGCGTGCTCCGAATCCGAATCGCATCCAGCAACGATGGAAGCGCTTCATGATTACGACGCTCTATAATCGCTATAATAGATCGTTCGGCGTCCGCCGAAGGGTTTGCGACGAGCCGTTCAAGAATCCGGACCTTTATCGTACTCAGATGCGTTCATTCTTGACCGTGAACTTTCCGATTGTCGGAGAGTGAAAGTGCTGAAAATCCCGCTGTCGCAGAGCATAAGGACAGGGGAAACTATCGTGACAACAGAAAATGATAGCTTGGATCATGAAACCCTGTTGGGAGATTCAATGAAGATATCTGTAATAATACCTGTTTACAACGCGGAAAAGTACGTAAAGCGTGCCGTTGAATCCGCTCTTCAACAAAAAGAATGCGGCGAAGTCATTCTCGTGGAAGATAGGTCACCGGACAATGCACTTGAAGTCTGTAGAGATTTGTGTGAGATGTCTAACAAGGTATTTCTTTATCAACATGAAAATAATCAGAACAAAGGCCCTGGCCCCAGCCGCAACTTAGGAGCGCTGAAAGCCACGAATGATTACATCGCTTTTCTCGACGCGGATGATATCTATTTGCCCGGGAGATTCAAGAAGTCATCGGAATTATTAATGAATAATTCCAAATTGGATGGGATTTATGAGCCAGTGGGAAGTTCTTTTGAAAACGAAGAGTCGAAGCGACGCTTCTTTGTAGCGCATTCCGATGAAGTCGCCATGGTAAAAAAGGAAGTGGAACCCGAGAATCTTTTTGAATGCTTAATCTCAGGACGATACGGATATATTCATCCTAATGGTTTGCTACTTAGAAGAAAGGCGTTTATCGATGTCGGCATGTTTCCTGAGTTAAGATTACATGAAGATACTATTCTGAACTTAAAATTAGCATTGTTATGTAGACTTGCTCCGGGTGAAACAAAGAAACCAGTTTCCATGCGTCTATTACATATGAATAATACGATAACTAAGCCGGGAATCGATTTTCTGCCCTCTCAGCATGTGGCGTTAGAGCATTTAATCCGATGGATGAAGGGAAAAAACATATCGAAATGCAGAGAAAAAATGATCGAGGCAAGATATTATAGACTGAAATATCAGCTGTTCAAGCAACGAGGTAAGATGTTTGCTGCTGTGCTTTACTACCTCTATTATCATGCTATTTTCAAGAAGCATACTATTTTAGATTAGCAGGCATATCACAAAATAGAACGGCAATAAGTAATATTTGCTGGATTTTGCTCTTATGACATCGTACAAGCGAAAAGTCTCCAAAGGAAAGCGAAATGCCGGCCTTATGCATCGTTACGGAAATACTTGATCGTAGGCTATCCATGGACACAGAAGCTGGCGCATCGAAACGGTGTTTCGTAGACTGGAGTCACATCTGGACCCTCGGGGAGCCCATCATACCGGGCCTTCCGCCCGGGTCGCCTGTGAGCATGCTGGCGCGAATAATGTTGCCCACCTTGGTTTGCTGTTGTCGACTGGCGTTCCTCCAGTGTCGGACGCAGCGGCGCGAGGATTGGATTTCCGCGGGTGCTCGTGCGCGTGAACTCGGTGCGTCAAACTGTCTCGCGATCCCGAGTATTCCTGCCGGCCCGGCTGTTCGAGAACGCCTGCAGTCTGCCACACTTCTAGATATCGCTGCCCGCGACCGCCCCCACGCCCGCGTGAGCCCAACACACGCCAGGCTGGGCCGTGGGCAGGCCGGCAAAGCGCCTTTATGTGACGCCCTTCAAACGACCTCATCGCTCCCGTTCGTTCCCATGATCCGAAATGAAGACCGGTCGAAAACACCTCATAGAGTCATAGAGAAGTATTGATGATGCCGACTGCAAAACACGAACGCGAGCTCGTCAGCGTCATAATACCGACTTTCAATCGAGCGCCCCTTATCGGTCGCGCGATCTCAAGCGTGCTTGCACAAAGCTACCCCGACATCGAAGTCCTCGTCGTCGATGATGGCTCTACAGACGACACGCCAAAGGTTATCCAAGCTTTCGTTGATCCGCGTCTCCGCTACCTTCGGCGCAACAGAAACCTAGGCGCATCTGCCAGCCGCAATGAAGGTGTCGCCGCCGCCAGCGGTGCGTTCGTCGCCTACCTAGACTCAGATGATACCTGGGTACCACACAAAGTCGAACGTCAACTCTCTGCGATACTCTGCCACGCCGACCCCTCCAAGGTCGTAACCTATTCGCAAATTGCCATCCGCCACAATAATCATGACCGCATTTTACCTCTTCGTGAAAAGCGGGCCGACGAGCCCATTGCCGATTATGTATTGAGTGACGGATGCGCCATATTCCCATCAACGGTTTTATTATCGACATCGTTGGCACAATCCACGCCCTTTAACCAAAAATATCGCATCAAGGAAGACTGGGATCATTTTATAAGACTCGAAAATGCCGGAGCCGAATGGCTTTTCATTAAAAGCCCTCTCACTATATACCAAGGCGACCGAAGTATCGCCCGGCTCTCCGGCACATCGACCCCGGAAGAGAATCTAACTTGGCTCAAAGATCACCAAGCCGATCTCTCACCCGCAACAACTCAAACATTCCTCCTGGGGCCCGTGTTACAGGCTATTATATCGACCGGTGAAAACAAAGCCAGGGGGGTGCGCATTGTGCTATCCGCAATGTCGGCCAAGGCCATTTCCGGAAAACGAGCATTTTCCTGTCTCATCGATATCGCTTTTCGGAGGTTCGCGAAACGGTTACTGCGACGCCAATGAACAGCGGAGGGGCCGTCCTAACCTATTTTCGGCACTGGCATTTCGTATTCAGGTATTTATCTGGAGAGTGAAACCCCTGCCACCACGAGTCATAGCTATCGCGCAGAGGATCCTTATCGATGAGTCCAGCCCTGAAACATGTCCTTATCCTCGTCGAAAACCTCCCGTCTCCATTCGACCGTCGCGTATGGCAAGAAGCCACAACCCTGGCCGGGAATGGCTATCTTGTATCGATTGTCTGTCCGAAGGGGAAAGGATACGATGAATCATTCGAAGACATCGACGGTATCCATATTTACCGCTACAAGCTACCTCTCGAGGCCGAGGGGCTCAACAGTTATTTGATCGAATACAGCTTCGCGCTCTGGCATACATTGCGACTCGCCTTACGTGCTCGTCGCAAGCGCGGCGTCGACGTGATTCATGCCTGCAACCCACCAGACCTCCTCTTTCTGATCGGCGGCCTCTTCAAACTTCTTTTCGGCACTAAGTTCGTTTTCGATCATCACGATATCAATCCCGAATTATACGAAGCCAAGTTCGGGAAACGCGATATCTTCTGGAAAGCCCTGATCTGGCTCGAGCGAATGACCTTCCGCACCGCGGATGTCTCGATTGCGACCAACGAATCCTACAGGTCGATCGCAATCGAACGCGGCAGGATGGATCCCGCTAAGGTTTTCGTGGTCCGCAGCGGGCCGCAGCTCGACCGACTCAAGATCGTGCCGCCCGTTTCGGAGTGGAAACACGGACGGAGCTTCCTAGTCGGTTACGTGGGCGTTATGGGCAGACAAGAGGGTATCGATTTACTTCTTCA contains:
- a CDS encoding glycosyltransferase family A protein; translated protein: MKVLKIPLSQSIRTGETIVTTENDSLDHETLLGDSMKISVIIPVYNAEKYVKRAVESALQQKECGEVILVEDRSPDNALEVCRDLCEMSNKVFLYQHENNQNKGPGPSRNLGALKATNDYIAFLDADDIYLPGRFKKSSELLMNNSKLDGIYEPVGSSFENEESKRRFFVAHSDEVAMVKKEVEPENLFECLISGRYGYIHPNGLLLRRKAFIDVGMFPELRLHEDTILNLKLALLCRLAPGETKKPVSMRLLHMNNTITKPGIDFLPSQHVALEHLIRWMKGKNISKCREKMIEARYYRLKYQLFKQRGKMFAAVLYYLYYHAIFKKHTILD
- a CDS encoding ABC transporter ATP-binding protein, with amino-acid sequence MFKIIRLLRDLKNVLSPAQRWQLVKFQFLAILMAFSEIIGIISIAPFIAIVADPSRIDQQGILATLYQWSGAQSSNQFLIYLGVSVLIVLSLSTLVSIFGNYVTARYSHRFHADLSNRLFSYYLNRPWLYHAVTPSNVLFNRAVSEASRVSQNVIAPLLRANASAVFSLTMIAGLIVTDPAVAAFGFVIFGLTYLIIFRTVRGRLKGGGKRLGEVNKTLWKIMAEGFGGIKDVILLGRQETFVSSHRKLSLVVADIKVQQDTLGVTPKYLIQLVAFGLMISLVLYVLYTRDGELGSALPLLAVYAFAAFKLLPAFQQMYLFTTKIQGALPAFRAIEGDLLASLSDPGFGARSSGKVGSRGTPIPLKVGVRFENVCFRYPGKQDLAVDRLDLTIPARKVVGLVGPSGAGKSTLIDLLLALVEPESGRIYIDEKELTQNNKRGWQDSLGFVPQRIFLSNASIRENIAFGLPTEQIDEERVQAAIRMAHLDELILSLPEGANTRVGERGVQLSGGQAQRIGIARALYHGTDVLILDEATAALDGITERLVMDAIHDFSGSKTILIIAHRLTTVKQCDFICVMQNGRIVDNGTFDELLERNELFRGMANSSS
- a CDS encoding glycosyltransferase family A protein, with amino-acid sequence MMPTAKHERELVSVIIPTFNRAPLIGRAISSVLAQSYPDIEVLVVDDGSTDDTPKVIQAFVDPRLRYLRRNRNLGASASRNEGVAAASGAFVAYLDSDDTWVPHKVERQLSAILCHADPSKVVTYSQIAIRHNNHDRILPLREKRADEPIADYVLSDGCAIFPSTVLLSTSLAQSTPFNQKYRIKEDWDHFIRLENAGAEWLFIKSPLTIYQGDRSIARLSGTSTPEENLTWLKDHQADLSPATTQTFLLGPVLQAIISTGENKARGVRIVLSAMSAKAISGKRAFSCLIDIAFRRFAKRLLRRQ
- a CDS encoding AAA family ATPase codes for the protein MYEAFFNLREKPFSLLPDPGFLFMSQKHQEALTLLEYGLLNQAGFIVLTGEIGSGKTTLMRYLLERLDKDVIVGLISHTHKSLGNLNHWICSAFDIRPTGDSKLDLHSAIIDFLIDRYSKGKRVLLIVDEAQNLGVEKLEELRLLSNINAEKDLILQLMLLGQPQLRDLLQHPDLEQFVQRVSASYHLGRLDAEETEHYIEHRIFVAGGKRPIFTKDACRAVHHYSGGIPRIINLLCDTSLVYAYGAGEKRVTGAAIDDFVSSHAPHLLIPIAGDTQRPKRPEGSREDDTLNEATWADGTPLEEGISELREVAIEPGSQDQAEAHAMPLPPGSWPAAPSPAPTGQPSRLPETDLVISKVLKNDVKETIPDQDNPFFVLAQPPQPTIEKRPNRVPRTLAAISLLLIMGLATLWFGGTTTSENIRTRILSWFMPTQPPSNNPATIPENAESSQTEIPASSASTNPLVESTVEPPQTEVEPPQIEPAQGTEMAFGEDSELGTVAAPGSEGTTVDSPALIPGTLRAQTDTASTPTEAEVVNSEEIPAIPDPLATEVQELARPEPSTRELGAMRSGSPENDASPPEVSSRDQLTEVETTLRNLSLELEWEEDDRLVANLGQSVQFDDGSTELDAPAAERISEIAKLLKDHENIRIHVVGHTDSSGRQSVNRWLSDRRADVVARFLLDRGISPERVTHEGRGQTELKFNTAQENIQGPWINRRIELELLAKPR
- a CDS encoding glycosyltransferase family 4 protein, producing the protein MSPALKHVLILVENLPSPFDRRVWQEATTLAGNGYLVSIVCPKGKGYDESFEDIDGIHIYRYKLPLEAEGLNSYLIEYSFALWHTLRLALRARRKRGVDVIHACNPPDLLFLIGGLFKLLFGTKFVFDHHDINPELYEAKFGKRDIFWKALIWLERMTFRTADVSIATNESYRSIAIERGRMDPAKVFVVRSGPQLDRLKIVPPVSEWKHGRSFLVGYVGVMGRQEGIDLLLQAAHYIIKDLGRNDVQFCLVGGGTSLVDMKALSHDLGLSEFVTFTGRIPDQELLEILNTADVCVNPDVANSMNDKSTMNKIMEYMALGKPIVQFDLAEGRFSAQDSSLYAERNDPKDMANKILELLDSPETRRRMGDFGRERIENELEWRYEAPKLLAAYRAIQDDPRKIPGEAI
- a CDS encoding glycosyltransferase, with translation MIEVILKKIGRKIRYLYNKLKTFINYTLKYWRWRYRIKYGRSIDISDNMHKATVIINSYNRVKNIQHMVQAALKCDFVEKVIISNNNPQVQIENWVNVSDDRLLLIQHKFRKRCRYRWIIAAKTPRRYYIAIDDDLFVSPEQLKKLFESLIDDPSVPHGMFGSVYISNDPNNEEMSSAYSYFNSKNVTVDVLHQIYAVTDEHVSNYFDLLAKIRGNNREVSKFLRRIGDDIVMSHAGSERPKTHDFGFVLECASHNRAGLATFQDLEFSQKRIRIFREVRRTVLQYRWTNKKELS